The following are encoded in a window of Bacteroidota bacterium genomic DNA:
- a CDS encoding twin-arginine translocase TatA/TatE family subunit: MLENIGGTELLVVLLVIFIFFGPKKLPEIGKGLGRGMGEFRKAMRGIQSDIENATKIDDLNKK; the protein is encoded by the coding sequence ATGCTTGAGAATATCGGCGGCACTGAACTCCTCGTTGTTCTGCTTGTGATCTTTATCTTCTTCGGTCCGAAAAAGCTCCCCGAGATCGGTAAAGGATTAGGGAGGGGAATGGGTGAGTTTCGGAAAGCTATGCGCGGAATCCAATCGGATATCGAAAACGCTACGAAAATCGATGACCTGAACAAGAAGTAG
- the gatA gene encoding Asp-tRNA(Asn)/Glu-tRNA(Gln) amidotransferase subunit GatA, whose translation MNGKSTFDVTRKALETGTTTVERVTGEFLEEIGRRKRLNAFLSVFHEKALVRARNVDKKIAEGRAGTLAGMVVAVKDILCMKGEVVTCGSKMLQNFVSPYDATALKRLLDADAVIVGKTNLDEFAMGSSTENSAYGSVLNPLDESKVPGGSSGGSCVAVAAGMSHTALGTDTGGSIRQPASFCGVVGLKPTYGRVSRYGMVALASSFDQIGPFAHTVADAASVLQVIAGHDESDSTSADVPVPDYLSSLTKDVKGMKIGLPREAFGEGLNEEVRSSIEKAIDSLRGGGAEIVEVGLPHSEYTISTYYILMTAEASSNLARYDGARYGYRSPGVKDLTEMYVNSRSEGLGAEVTRRIMLGTYVLSAGYYDAYYRKAQKVRRLIQNDFLNAFKIVDCILMPTAPTTAFSVGEKVDDPLAMYLSDVYTVSANLAGIPAISVPCGVDSRGLPIGVQLLGKQFDEGTILRVGDFLQT comes from the coding sequence GTGAACGGGAAGTCCACATTCGATGTCACACGCAAGGCACTCGAAACGGGAACGACTACGGTCGAGCGTGTCACCGGAGAATTTCTGGAAGAGATCGGGAGGAGGAAACGCTTGAATGCGTTTCTTTCCGTCTTTCACGAGAAGGCTCTCGTACGCGCTCGCAACGTCGATAAGAAAATCGCCGAAGGCCGGGCGGGCACGCTTGCGGGGATGGTCGTTGCTGTGAAAGATATTCTCTGCATGAAAGGCGAAGTCGTCACGTGCGGCTCGAAGATGTTGCAGAACTTCGTCTCGCCGTACGACGCAACCGCACTCAAGCGTCTGCTTGATGCCGATGCCGTGATTGTCGGTAAAACGAACCTTGATGAGTTTGCAATGGGATCGTCGACCGAGAATTCGGCCTACGGTTCTGTTCTGAATCCTCTGGATGAATCCAAAGTACCCGGCGGCTCAAGTGGTGGCTCGTGTGTTGCCGTGGCAGCGGGCATGTCGCATACGGCGCTTGGCACCGATACCGGCGGTTCGATCCGCCAGCCCGCGTCGTTCTGCGGCGTTGTCGGCTTGAAACCGACGTACGGAAGAGTGTCGCGGTACGGAATGGTTGCCCTCGCGTCATCATTCGATCAGATTGGGCCGTTTGCACACACCGTTGCGGACGCGGCGAGCGTTCTGCAAGTGATTGCCGGCCATGATGAGTCGGATTCAACTTCAGCCGACGTGCCGGTTCCCGATTATCTTTCCTCTCTCACGAAAGATGTGAAGGGAATGAAAATCGGATTACCGCGAGAAGCGTTCGGTGAAGGATTGAATGAAGAGGTTCGTTCCTCAATCGAAAAAGCTATCGACTCGCTGAGAGGCGGCGGTGCTGAGATTGTTGAAGTTGGTTTGCCGCATTCGGAATACACCATCTCAACATACTATATTCTCATGACGGCGGAAGCATCGTCCAATCTTGCCCGCTACGACGGAGCCCGATACGGCTATCGCTCGCCTGGAGTCAAGGATTTGACAGAGATGTATGTGAATTCGAGAAGTGAAGGGCTGGGCGCTGAAGTGACGCGTCGCATCATGTTGGGGACGTATGTTCTCTCGGCGGGATACTATGATGCCTATTATCGCAAGGCACAGAAAGTGCGGCGTTTGATTCAGAATGATTTCCTGAATGCTTTCAAGATAGTGGACTGTATCCTGATGCCAACGGCTCCCACAACGGCGTTCAGTGTTGGAGAAAAAGTTGATGACCCGTTGGCGATGTATCTCTCGGATGTGTATACGGTCTCGGCCAATCTTGCGGGTATTCCCGCGATCAGCGTTCCGTGCGGTGTTGACAGTAGGGGCTTGCCTATCGGCGTACAACTTCTCGGCAAACAATTCGATGAAGGGACGATTTTGAGAGTGGGGGATTTTCTGCAAACCTGA
- the tatA gene encoding twin-arginine translocase TatA/TatE family subunit has product MGNLGATEIILIVLVILVFFGAKKIPELAKGLGQGIREFKKATKDVSEGVDEEVKKIDESVKK; this is encoded by the coding sequence ATGGGCAATTTAGGCGCAACCGAAATTATTCTGATTGTATTGGTGATTCTGGTGTTCTTCGGAGCGAAGAAGATTCCTGAACTGGCCAAAGGCCTCGGACAAGGTATCCGCGAATTCAAGAAGGCCACAAAGGATGTTTCTGAAGGCGTTGACGAGGAAGTAAAGAAGATTGACGAGAGCGTAAAGAAGTAA